Within Spinacia oleracea cultivar Varoflay chromosome 4, BTI_SOV_V1, whole genome shotgun sequence, the genomic segment GTCTAAGTTAGGTGACAAGATCCCACCAGCCAACAACCTTGTCTTCTTTTCTTTGACAGCATTTCCGACTTCATGGCTATCTGTCATCTCCCAGGAGGTTCCTACATCATCTTCATTGACACTTACTTCAGAAGCTTCCtttgaaatgacattcctatgtacAGATGAAGGTTCATCACTTTCGTCATGGGGTGCAATAAATGTGACTTCATCAGAATTATTTGTTACAGTGGCATTTATTCTTGGAAAATTAGAGAGACACTTGTTCTGAGAATCTTTTGTACTGTCCAGATTTTCTGCCACATATGTAGATTGATTTGATATAGCCTGTGAAGTGCCATGGCTCTCATAGCTTACTTTAGTACCCTTATCTCCAGCAGAGTTATTGTATGTTGGTTTACATGGCTTAATTACACTGCAGATTGCGGAATCACAAGACACATATTTTATACTGTCATCACAAGCAGCACCGCAATTAAAATCTTTGACCGTTTTCTCAGATGCAACATCAACAAGATTAGTTGTACCGTCTACTTTTGGGTTCGTACATATTTTACCATCACCATCGGGGACAACACTCAAAACGGTGTCCCCAGATTTTACTGAATTCAATGATGATGGATGCTGCAAATCTTGCATGACATCTGCATAGAATTTCTGAACAGTTACTCCAACAGTCCGCACCTGATTCTCGACATATTTGGGAGTATCCTGTCCAGCAGAAGGGAAATTtcagttttccaaaaacaaAACTTTAAGACATAGATGGATAGAAGAGAGAGGAAGGTAGGACAAAGTCCAACAGAGAGATCTTGTAAAATCCAgatttaaatttttgtttttgaattgaTCAAAAGGCAAGAGAACCCTTTTTTTTGTTGGTCTCTTCCTCAATAACAGATTAAAAGATTGATGAGCACTACCAAGCGCGAAAACTTTACAtaacaataaaaatcaaaatttggaTCTTGAAAAGTACCTCACAAATAACTTCCTCCACTTCGGCACACATGGCCTCAAACTTTTGATACAATTCACCAACCCAAGATCCACCTTTGAGATTCATCATGGTCATAAGTGATCAACAATCACCTTACAATTGTTATTATAAGGTTTATCTTTATCGGTCTCTGACTGTGCTATACTTTCATCTGCAAATAAATAACAAGTTATTATGAAACTTTACTCATTAAGTATGCTGATGATAGAGATGGAGATGGAGATGTAGAAAATAAAAACATGGATAATCAACACTTCAGGCGAAAGCCTGAATGTTTCGGTCAATAAGCTTGAGCAGGACAAAGGCAAGGCTAGATCGCCTTAATGCTGTATTCTGCTTTGATTATCAGAAACTGTTTACTTAACAACTATTTCAAGTAATGGAAAAACCAAAGAAAAACGAAGATGCTCAAATTACGAAATCTGGGATCACTGATGATTTCAACAGTCTAACAGCAAGAGATATAATTTCCTCTCGGATTCTTACTTTCACAGTTTACACCTAACCTATTCTACAGAGCTGTGACACTAGGTCGAGATCAATTTATGGAAAATATGCTGATATCTCTTCCAATCACAACATAGTGGATTATTTCCTCCTTAATTCCTTCCCGCAACCCTCCTTTTTTGTCCTGTATCTGCCCTTCCTTCTTCTTTCTCTTTAATTTCCTATACTTAGTACGGAGTATTACTTTTCTCTAAATCCATATTCGCATTAAAAATCCTTTCTCATATCTTTCTAATCAACTTTCAGGCCTCCTTTTCTCCACTTTCCCTATGGGAGACATTGACAAATATACAACCTGAGCCAAAGGAAGATGGAATGGAAATCTGAAACTTCCCAATTCCCATCGACCAGAGAAGGCACTGTAAGCAGTAATGAGAATTATCCCATCATCAACTAAAAAATCCTTACGATAATGGTTTTGACACAGAACAGTCATGTCAAAACCATTAGAGCTCCAACCAGTCAATACCCTTGATTGGCAAATAAACATATCAAAGGGTATGTTCgtaaataaattatcaaaatatacAATCTACATATTTAAGTGTACAATatctttttttattaaaattattttcttttatttttaatttttttaaatatcaaataTGTTGTACATTGCAATTTCTAGATTGTATATTTGTTTATTGTAATTACGAAAATGCGggattgttttgaaatttctcAAACCATTATGCCCAACACATTAAAACACATTCAACCCCATCAATAATTTTGTTCGCTTAATAGACCAAGCTAAGAGAggtttaaaacttttcaatagTCACAAACTCAAGTCCATAAAACCTCCCCCCTCCCCACTATTGCAGACTACAATGTTGAAGTCGAAAGGAAGGTCGGAAATCATATAATCGCAATCAACACATATAACCAGTAGAAGTTTAAAACCTCATACATTATCCATAAAGTAGCTAACCAATTatccaaaaacataaaaacaaaaacagataCCCATAAACGTGCCAATCACAATCAATTATATCCGCAAAGCAAACAATTGAGAAattttcaaaacaaaacagaaTTGTACTGTATACTCTATTATATGATCACCAATTACCTTATTCATCATAAACTTCcattaatcaaacaaaattagcACATGACAAATTcccaattttggaaaagaacaAAATTGATCAACACCCAAAACCCTTAGAAATATTGCTCATTATGTAAAACCcagaaatttgaaaattttaaataaattatatgATGATCAAACACAATATTAAAGCTTAAGGGGTTCATACCTGCTTGAAAACAAAGCGTCGAGAAAATCAATAATTATGATAAACCCAATACGGAACTAATTCAAAGGAGCAAAACCCAGAAAAGAAACGAGgatagagaaaaagaaaagggtgaaTTTTTAAGAATAAGTACAACAAAATTAAGGTTTAACGAATAATTAAGAGCAAAAAAGTGACGGAAAATATATAGGGGGAGAAAAAGCAAATAAGTGATTTGTTTGTTGAGTAGGGGAACGGCAAAAGGAAAACATAGAGTTGAAACTTTACCTTAATTTTCTCGACTCCAAGTCTCCTACACGTGTGCAAATTATTGCTCGTGTGTGTAACCTAGGGTAACTGGGAGGATGTAGAGAATCCAAGCAAAATGTCAATAAAAACTTTGGAGTAGTTATTACTTACTCTCTCCGTTactttttattctttatatTTGGTACATTGCGCACgttttaatgattaattaatatgcattaagattcttctattttttatttaaataaggcacaatatgtttatttataatgttttcacttttatcaaaattttgatattaggaaaatgagaaaattttaatttcccTATGGAAAAGTGTGATACACTAAATgattcaatgaatttaattggtttaataataatttgacataaatttaatttgatagaatactaaagcatttatgtgataatataaaaggaaatgtaaataatattttaggacaccaaaaaaggaaaatgtaaagaacaaaaataaacggagggagtaatattcaccaaaaaaaataatgtataattaattaatgtaattataaatatatatatttttttattttgttgaattattcaATTAACCTAGTATTTATCCAATATAGtttaaatgcttttttttttacagaggTGTCAATTCGGACAAACAGATTGGGTTTGGGTCGGATTTATCGGTTAGGGTTGAAACATTTCGTTTGGATTTCGGgtcaattgaaaaaataatggTTCGGTTCCGATTCGGGTTGGTTGacacgggttcatatcgggttaGATTCATGTCGGGTCGGGTTAATATCGGGTCAGGGTATAATCGGGTCGGGTCATATTGGACCAGGTTGTAAACGGGTTATAGTCGGATCATGTCGGGTCGGATTCATAACGAGTCGGGTTatagtcgggtcgggtcggattATAGTCGGGTCAGGTCGGTTCGGGTTGGAAGACATCGGGTTGTAAACTGGGTTAGACGGGTTGTAACAGGTTCAtatcatatcgggtcgggttaatATCGGGTCatgttcatatcgggtcgggttcatgtcGGGTCAGGTCAATCCGGATACAAATTATATTGATGTCTTAAATTAGGAGACAATGGCGGTAACTAAATATTAAAAGTGTTAACAATTTAAGAACATTAGAGTTAGTGAGTAggtaactaacttttaaaagtgttaacaATTTAAGAACAGTAGAGTTAGTGAGTATATACTATATAGTATATGACTTAGTTATCTCTAATGACTAATAGAACTTATCACTTCGTATTCATGAAACATTTATAATTTATGAATCAATACTAATAACGTagtaatcaataatcaataatgatGAATCAATATGTAATGAATTTGTAAAGTTTGTAAATATAAGTATAAGtttatcatatattcatattggtttaaacAACAACGAGACTAACTTTTTCAACAACGAAACGAGACAAACAAGTtcaattgttaatgaattaagtCGATTCAGTTAAAACACCATAGTTTTTCGATTAGTTCGTTGGTTATAACTTATAATAAGATTGTAACGTATTGAAGTAAATCAATTTAGTGTAGTAATCGATTAATCAGTTGTATATGAGTCAATAAAAGAGTGCAAGactaataaaataatacaaattcataaGTTTTATAACATTGTCAACAATTAACAAATATAACATTCTACATTTGATTACTCTAATAAGCTAATAACTGATGAATTGATGAGCATAACTAGTTTAAACTAAAACCCTACACTAACTATAACTATATAAGGATATAAAT encodes:
- the LOC110782651 gene encoding uncharacterized protein codes for the protein MTMMNLKGGSWVGELYQKFEAMCAEVEEVICEDTPKYVENQVRTVGVTVQKFYADVMQDLQHPSSLNSVKSGDTVLSVVPDGDGKICTNPKVDGTTNLVDVASEKTVKDFNCGAACDDSIKYVSCDSAICSVIKPCKPTYNNSAGDKGTKVSYESHGTSQAISNQSTYVAENLDSTKDSQNKCLSNFPRINATVTNNSDEVTFIAPHDESDEPSSVHRNVISKEASEVSVNEDDVGTSWEMTDSHEVGNAVKEKKTRLLAGGILSPNLDTSLVKADESTAVTSNAKNSLEADKELPMDDRGPLIPVVAYEFKRRYADKQEVVVSKQVTEVKLGESCVLVEKNDHSFKSDVGHVQKSYKKKIQDVFSPKRWSKSKRDQEQIAIWYEEQSRNKLLSTSESFESDWELL